From a region of the Brevibacterium siliguriense genome:
- a CDS encoding quaternary amine ABC transporter ATP-binding protein, producing MSVVKASHVYKVFGKRQNEVVKRLEEGADRDDLTKLGTAAVIDASFEVQAGEIFVVMGLSGSGKSTLIRTLNGLWAPTAGSVEVLGTDIAKIDSAALRKVRSEHISMVFQHFALLPHRTVRDNAAYALEIRGVAKAERDKAADKWLKAVGLEGWGDTFPEQLSGGMQQRVGLARALAAETDILLMDEAFSALDPLIRREMQEQLVELQRELKKTIIFITHDLNEAMFLGDRIAVMRNGRIVQVGTPEDILTDPANDYVAQFVHDVDRARVLTANNVMEKARLTVTNQNGPRVALRTMRENNSSGVYVTDRDRKFLGLVSDRDCIDHIRKDATTLDDIIKPVTHPASPDDLLIDLFLPTAEMPMPVPVTDADGELVGVVPRATLLAALGNQNGNDEQATEAAVEDWPEPVDTGIIDQVLAEGDDAVAQQTAGERGER from the coding sequence GTGAGCGTTGTCAAAGCGTCACACGTCTACAAAGTCTTCGGAAAGCGCCAAAACGAAGTCGTCAAACGGCTCGAAGAAGGCGCCGACCGTGATGACCTGACGAAGCTCGGGACGGCCGCCGTCATCGATGCGAGCTTCGAAGTCCAGGCCGGCGAGATCTTCGTGGTCATGGGCCTGTCGGGATCGGGTAAGTCGACCCTGATCCGCACCCTCAACGGGCTCTGGGCACCGACAGCCGGTTCGGTCGAGGTGCTCGGCACCGACATAGCGAAGATCGATTCGGCCGCACTGCGCAAGGTCCGCAGCGAACACATTTCGATGGTGTTCCAGCACTTCGCATTGCTCCCCCACCGCACTGTCCGCGACAACGCCGCCTATGCGCTGGAGATCCGCGGAGTAGCGAAGGCGGAACGGGACAAGGCAGCCGACAAGTGGCTCAAGGCCGTCGGCCTCGAAGGCTGGGGCGACACGTTCCCCGAACAGCTCTCCGGCGGTATGCAGCAGCGCGTCGGCCTGGCCCGCGCGCTTGCGGCTGAGACCGACATCCTCCTCATGGACGAAGCCTTCTCCGCCCTCGACCCGCTGATCCGCCGCGAGATGCAGGAGCAGCTCGTCGAGCTGCAGCGGGAGCTGAAGAAGACCATCATCTTCATCACCCACGACCTCAATGAGGCGATGTTCCTCGGTGACCGGATCGCGGTGATGCGCAACGGACGCATCGTCCAGGTCGGCACCCCGGAGGACATCCTCACCGACCCGGCCAACGACTACGTCGCACAGTTCGTCCACGACGTCGACCGGGCACGAGTCCTCACCGCCAACAACGTCATGGAGAAGGCCCGTCTGACCGTGACCAACCAGAACGGTCCCCGAGTCGCGCTGCGCACCATGCGCGAGAACAACTCTTCGGGCGTCTATGTCACGGACAGGGACCGGAAGTTCCTCGGTCTCGTCAGCGACCGCGACTGCATCGATCACATCCGGAAGGATGCCACGACTCTCGACGACATCATCAAGCCGGTCACCCACCCCGCTTCTCCGGACGACCTGCTCATCGACCTCTTCCTGCCCACCGCAGAGATGCCGATGCCGGTGCCCGTCACCGACGCAGACGGCGAACTCGTCGGGGTTGTGCCGCGGGCCACCCTGCTCGCCGCGCTGGGCAACCAGAACGGCAATGACGAGCAGGCGACGGAAGCCGCTGTCGAAGACTGGCCCGAGCCGGTCGACACAGGGATCATCGACCAGGTGCTCGCCGAAGGTGATGATGCCGTCGCACAGCAGACCGCCGGCGAAAGGGGTGAGCGCTGA
- a CDS encoding alpha/beta fold hydrolase: MQVDRITARDGFPLEVQVGGPEDAPALLLLQGQSNSHKWWDDLRADFESDFRTITFDYRGTGGSRGELGELSTASFADDAADVLNHLGVDRAAVYGTSMGGRITQMLALDHPERVSAIVLGCTSPGGPHAVKRPREVGQALARLSGDEHTQYLFDLFYTPEWTVSAEYSKMLGDNSMTAAESSAHLRISANHNAWGRLPEISAPTLIMHGDADRMNPVGNARILHDRIPGSQLRILPEGRHGFFEEFAEVVTPAVVRFLTESLPQS, from the coding sequence ATGCAGGTGGACAGGATCACCGCACGCGATGGCTTCCCTCTCGAAGTCCAGGTCGGAGGGCCGGAGGACGCGCCCGCACTGCTCCTGCTGCAGGGTCAGTCGAATTCGCACAAGTGGTGGGACGATCTGCGCGCGGACTTCGAATCGGACTTCCGCACGATCACTTTCGACTATCGCGGAACGGGCGGCAGCCGGGGCGAGCTCGGCGAACTGTCGACGGCGAGCTTCGCCGACGATGCCGCGGACGTGCTCAACCACCTCGGGGTGGATCGGGCCGCAGTCTACGGCACGTCCATGGGCGGCCGCATCACGCAGATGCTGGCGCTCGATCACCCGGAGCGGGTGAGCGCCATCGTTCTCGGGTGCACCTCTCCCGGCGGTCCGCATGCAGTCAAGCGTCCGCGCGAGGTCGGCCAGGCACTGGCGAGGCTGAGCGGCGATGAGCACACTCAGTACCTCTTCGACCTCTTCTACACCCCCGAATGGACGGTGTCGGCGGAGTACAGCAAGATGCTCGGCGACAACTCGATGACGGCGGCCGAATCATCCGCCCATCTGCGCATCAGCGCCAATCACAATGCCTGGGGTCGGCTGCCGGAGATCTCTGCTCCGACGCTCATCATGCACGGCGATGCCGACCGGATGAACCCGGTCGGAAATGCCCGAATCCTCCACGACCGCATCCCCGGTTCTCAGCTGCGCATTCTGCCGGAGGGCCGGCACGGATTCTTCGAAGAATTCGCCGAGGTGGTCACTCCGGCCGTGGTCCGCTTCCTCACGGAATCGCTGCCGCAGTCCTGA
- a CDS encoding type I 3-dehydroquinate dehydratase — translation MKPLPFLNPAAGSPAVRNPGRPAVIVPTQAVDAEELAAECAAAAATGIVDAVEWRIDPLLAAAPGTALAGAEAALSLLPRALTAGLPILLTVRTGYEGGRVEITEDDYAEAVRALISGVAEAGAVDGVAAGNPAIAGPTSSGVPVAIDVEIDRAESGSLITSAREAGVTVVASHHNFGATDSVERLLATFAAMNEAGADVAKVAMMPQTPADVLHLLEATAMADASSAHPVLGISMGPLGRTSRIMGADFGSCATFAQIGEASAPGQIEASVLAEVLDRVTG, via the coding sequence ATGAAACCATTGCCGTTCCTCAATCCTGCCGCAGGATCGCCCGCGGTGCGCAATCCCGGCCGACCGGCCGTCATCGTGCCGACGCAGGCGGTCGACGCCGAGGAGCTCGCGGCCGAGTGCGCCGCAGCCGCCGCGACCGGGATCGTGGACGCCGTCGAATGGCGCATCGATCCGCTGCTCGCCGCCGCTCCAGGTACTGCGCTCGCCGGCGCCGAGGCGGCCCTGAGTCTGCTTCCACGCGCGCTGACAGCCGGGCTGCCGATCCTCCTGACCGTGCGCACCGGATACGAAGGCGGCCGGGTGGAGATCACGGAAGACGACTACGCCGAGGCGGTGCGGGCGCTGATCTCCGGCGTCGCCGAGGCTGGGGCGGTGGATGGGGTCGCGGCCGGCAACCCCGCCATTGCCGGCCCGACCTCGTCAGGTGTTCCCGTCGCAATCGACGTCGAGATCGACCGGGCGGAGTCGGGCTCGCTCATCACCTCGGCGCGGGAAGCGGGCGTGACCGTCGTCGCCTCACACCACAATTTCGGGGCCACGGACTCCGTTGAACGCCTGCTCGCGACCTTCGCCGCGATGAACGAAGCCGGCGCCGATGTGGCCAAGGTGGCGATGATGCCGCAGACACCGGCCGATGTTCTGCATCTCCTGGAAGCGACCGCCATGGCGGACGCATCCTCGGCGCATCCCGTGCTCGGGATCTCGATGGGACCCTTGGGTCGGACGAGCCGGATCATGGGCGCCGACTTCGGCAGCTGCGCCACATTCGCGCAGATCGGTGAAGCCTCGGCTCCGGGGCAGATCGAGGCATCAGTCCTCGCCGAGGTCCTCGACCGAGTCACCGGCTGA
- a CDS encoding DUF4235 domain-containing protein: MGKLAWQIIGVGAPIAAAFVARKTLTFAWEKSTKRPAPSNPVDDEISMSEALAWTIVSGVGVAVAQLVVQRIAANTVRNNFGDEALPKKFRKQIEEVTD, from the coding sequence ATGGGAAAGCTCGCTTGGCAGATCATCGGCGTGGGAGCGCCCATCGCAGCCGCGTTCGTCGCTCGCAAGACCCTGACCTTCGCGTGGGAGAAGTCGACGAAGCGCCCGGCGCCTTCGAACCCTGTCGATGACGAGATCTCGATGTCCGAGGCTCTGGCCTGGACGATCGTCTCCGGTGTCGGCGTGGCCGTGGCTCAGCTCGTCGTTCAGCGCATCGCCGCGAACACCGTGCGCAACAACTTCGGCGATGAAGCCCTGCCGAAGAAGTTCCGCAAGCAGATCGAAGAGGTCACCGACTGA
- a CDS encoding aminotransferase class IV yields MTDLLILVDPEAATFELTDLRAAQLPVTDLSAHRGDGIFETVLVSKGAHGATVVSRERHFTRFRASASALDLPDPDQGLWDRVIDSLIAELAAAEPEDVEFGIRYALSRGEHGADGQFRPRGWAFPVPVDDHIRTARKQGVTAVSLDRGFDAYIGSKAPWLLIGAKTLSYAVNQAAGRHAAANNADEALFVSHDGIVLEGPTANLVIRRGDRLLTPNPDAGLLLGTTQRLIFDHAEDLGLRAEYADLRLHDVKDADGAWFVSSMRTAVALRELDGHAISVDQNLTDRFQTIVRGR; encoded by the coding sequence ATGACCGATCTGCTCATCCTCGTCGACCCGGAAGCCGCCACGTTCGAGCTCACCGATCTGCGTGCCGCTCAGCTGCCCGTTACGGACCTCTCCGCTCATCGCGGGGACGGCATCTTCGAAACCGTGCTGGTGAGCAAGGGCGCCCACGGCGCCACCGTGGTGTCGCGGGAACGGCACTTCACACGGTTCCGCGCTTCAGCCTCGGCGCTGGATCTGCCCGATCCGGACCAGGGACTATGGGATCGGGTCATCGATTCCCTCATCGCCGAGCTGGCCGCCGCCGAACCCGAGGACGTCGAGTTCGGGATCCGCTATGCCCTCTCCCGCGGGGAGCACGGTGCGGACGGGCAGTTCCGACCCCGCGGGTGGGCGTTCCCCGTGCCCGTCGACGACCACATCCGTACGGCCCGGAAGCAGGGAGTCACCGCCGTCAGCCTCGACCGCGGGTTCGACGCCTATATCGGCAGCAAAGCTCCGTGGCTGCTCATCGGCGCGAAGACTCTGTCCTATGCGGTCAATCAGGCCGCCGGCCGTCACGCCGCCGCGAACAATGCCGATGAGGCCCTGTTCGTCTCCCACGACGGAATCGTGCTCGAGGGGCCGACCGCGAACCTCGTCATCCGCCGAGGCGACCGCCTCCTCACGCCGAATCCGGACGCGGGTCTGCTGTTGGGTACGACGCAGCGCCTGATCTTCGATCATGCGGAGGATCTGGGCCTGCGGGCCGAATACGCCGATCTTCGTCTCCACGACGTCAAGGACGCGGACGGGGCCTGGTTCGTCTCGTCGATGCGCACGGCGGTTGCACTGCGCGAACTCGACGGCCATGCGATCTCTGTTGATCAGAATCTGACCGACCGGTTCCAGACGATCGTCCGCGGACGCTGA
- a CDS encoding VIT1/CCC1 transporter family protein, with translation MTTHDSAGGTPPASPDRRTIRRWQRYLANERLEERVYRNLADRRKGEDREILLSLAAAESRHQEHWITLLGEHAEKRRSADLLTRCLAFLGRMFGSVFVLALAQQSETSSPYDEDEAASAEMAADERIHAEVVRALAARSRARLSGNFRAAVFGANDGLVSNLALVLGVGAAGVSNTVILLTGVSGLLAGALSMGAGEYISVRSQRELLDASTPDPESRHALADLNIDANELALVFRARGLETREAEARANRTIAAAKNKQAPRLPNLDSEVDRDELGTGIGAALSSFCFFSSGALIPILPYIFGMSGLPAVFLSAGLVGIALLFTGGVVGLLSGKSPGPRALRQLGIGFGAAAVTYALGLLFGGTA, from the coding sequence GTGACGACTCATGACTCCGCAGGAGGGACTCCGCCCGCGTCCCCCGACAGACGGACCATTCGCCGCTGGCAGCGCTACCTCGCCAACGAACGGCTCGAGGAACGGGTGTATCGCAACCTCGCCGATCGCCGCAAAGGCGAGGACCGCGAGATCCTCCTCAGCCTCGCCGCCGCCGAATCCCGGCATCAGGAGCACTGGATCACGCTGCTCGGCGAACATGCGGAGAAGCGCCGCTCCGCCGACCTCCTCACTCGCTGCCTGGCGTTCCTCGGACGCATGTTCGGCTCCGTGTTCGTCCTCGCTCTTGCTCAGCAGTCCGAGACAAGCTCGCCGTATGACGAAGACGAAGCCGCCTCGGCGGAGATGGCCGCCGACGAACGCATCCACGCCGAGGTCGTCCGTGCCTTGGCCGCCCGTTCCCGTGCCCGCCTGTCGGGGAACTTCCGCGCCGCCGTCTTCGGCGCCAACGACGGCCTGGTCTCGAACCTCGCGCTCGTCCTCGGTGTCGGTGCTGCAGGAGTCTCGAATACCGTCATCCTGCTCACCGGCGTCTCCGGACTGCTGGCCGGCGCCCTGTCTATGGGCGCGGGCGAGTACATCTCGGTCCGCTCCCAGCGCGAACTTCTCGATGCCTCCACTCCGGACCCCGAGTCCCGGCATGCTCTGGCCGACCTCAACATCGACGCCAACGAGCTCGCCCTCGTCTTCCGCGCCCGGGGACTGGAGACCCGCGAGGCCGAGGCCCGCGCCAACCGCACTATTGCAGCGGCGAAGAACAAACAGGCACCGAGGCTGCCGAACCTCGATTCCGAAGTCGACCGTGACGAACTGGGCACCGGCATCGGCGCCGCCCTGTCCAGCTTCTGCTTCTTCTCCTCCGGCGCGCTCATCCCGATCCTGCCCTATATCTTCGGCATGTCCGGACTGCCCGCCGTATTCCTGTCCGCCGGCCTCGTCGGCATCGCGCTGCTGTTCACCGGGGGCGTGGTCGGCCTGCTCTCGGGCAAGTCGCCCGGCCCCCGCGCCCTGCGCCAGCTCGGCATCGGCTTCGGTGCCGCCGCCGTGACCTATGCCCTCGGCCTGCTCTTCGGAGGTACCGCATGA
- a CDS encoding M28 family peptidase codes for MKLRTKSWLAATATAGLVLGGVSPALAAGTPGPTEHTDMGVNGDAVMEHLQKISDISTSHADEGFRSLGNPGYEEAVEYVESTLEATGAFDVKRQAFDVESQDFGTVDVKVDGETVKVTTAEYTEGTTEPLTDLPVALPVDDDNSDYAGGQLGCQASDFDDSAEGALVLVSRGECAFGDKTKAATEAGAAAVIIYNNDEANPDEDLNATLGARMEGSAPTVTVTYNVGADLLEKVEAAGAEAGAEAGSEESAEAGLGQGAEEADEAADDAAAEAAGLTADFTLETEFVTEKTWNVIAETKAGDHDNVQMFGAHLDGVEEGPGVNDNGSGTAALLASAEALAEQPTEVDNAIRFGWWGAEEVGLVGSTEYVASLDDAELGKIKSYMNFDMIGSDNYIVGTLDSDGSDVPIPDGVNVPEGSAELEKIFTDYFADNDQPNVGTDFSGRSDYKAFIDNGIPASGLFSGADGTKTAEEAEMFGGTVGEKHDTNYHQPTDTIENVSKESIDIFAPAIGFAVHTLAYELADAPTDPPTDPTTPPTDPTDPPTETPTEAPDERALSIDPKTIEAPDFVGEKGVQVAATGCTADTTATMTVTPNNGKIEKFEQTAEVGADGTARFGVRGLDESMVDSYIGTYDVTVDCEGGDPLTGSFEVVAEGDGPGAGDGGNGGGGGDLPRTGNEALPLILSAGALIALGLAMTLGSRRRRG; via the coding sequence ATGAAGTTGCGCACGAAGAGCTGGCTGGCGGCCACCGCCACGGCCGGTCTGGTCCTCGGCGGGGTGAGTCCGGCACTGGCGGCGGGCACCCCGGGACCGACAGAACACACCGATATGGGCGTCAACGGTGACGCCGTGATGGAGCATCTGCAGAAGATCTCCGATATCTCCACCTCGCACGCGGATGAGGGATTCCGCTCGCTCGGCAACCCCGGCTACGAAGAGGCCGTGGAGTACGTCGAATCCACCCTCGAGGCGACCGGCGCCTTCGATGTGAAGCGTCAGGCTTTCGACGTCGAGAGCCAGGATTTCGGCACCGTCGACGTCAAGGTCGACGGAGAGACCGTCAAGGTCACGACCGCCGAATACACGGAGGGCACGACCGAGCCGCTGACCGATCTGCCCGTGGCGCTGCCGGTCGATGACGACAACAGCGACTACGCCGGCGGACAGCTCGGCTGCCAGGCCAGCGACTTTGATGACAGCGCCGAAGGGGCGCTCGTACTCGTGTCCCGCGGCGAATGCGCCTTCGGTGACAAGACCAAGGCCGCAACCGAAGCCGGTGCCGCGGCGGTCATCATCTACAACAACGACGAAGCCAATCCCGATGAAGACCTCAACGCCACTCTCGGCGCTCGCATGGAGGGCAGTGCCCCGACGGTGACGGTCACCTACAACGTCGGCGCCGACCTCCTTGAGAAGGTCGAGGCCGCAGGCGCGGAGGCCGGTGCCGAAGCCGGCAGCGAGGAAAGCGCCGAGGCGGGCCTCGGCCAGGGTGCCGAAGAGGCCGATGAAGCCGCCGACGACGCTGCCGCCGAAGCTGCGGGCCTGACCGCGGACTTCACGCTCGAGACCGAGTTCGTCACCGAGAAGACCTGGAACGTCATCGCCGAGACCAAGGCCGGTGACCATGACAACGTGCAGATGTTCGGTGCCCACCTCGACGGTGTCGAAGAGGGCCCGGGGGTCAACGACAACGGCTCCGGAACTGCGGCCCTCCTCGCTTCGGCCGAAGCGCTGGCCGAGCAGCCGACCGAAGTTGACAACGCCATCCGCTTCGGCTGGTGGGGTGCAGAAGAGGTCGGACTCGTCGGATCGACGGAGTATGTTGCGAGCCTCGACGATGCCGAACTGGGCAAGATCAAGTCGTACATGAATTTCGATATGATCGGCTCCGACAACTACATCGTCGGCACGCTTGATTCCGACGGCTCCGATGTGCCGATCCCCGACGGCGTCAACGTCCCGGAAGGCTCGGCTGAACTCGAGAAGATCTTCACGGATTACTTCGCCGATAACGACCAGCCCAACGTGGGCACTGACTTCTCCGGACGCTCGGACTACAAGGCGTTCATCGACAACGGCATCCCGGCCAGCGGCTTGTTCTCCGGAGCAGACGGCACGAAGACCGCCGAAGAAGCCGAGATGTTCGGAGGCACCGTCGGTGAGAAGCACGACACGAACTACCACCAGCCCACGGACACGATCGAGAACGTGAGCAAGGAATCCATCGACATCTTCGCTCCCGCCATCGGATTCGCCGTCCACACGCTGGCCTACGAGCTGGCCGACGCGCCGACGGATCCGCCGACCGATCCGACGACTCCGCCCACGGATCCCACCGATCCGCCCACGGAGACGCCGACCGAGGCTCCTGACGAACGGGCGCTGAGCATCGATCCGAAGACGATCGAAGCACCGGACTTCGTCGGTGAGAAGGGAGTCCAGGTTGCGGCTACCGGCTGCACCGCGGACACCACGGCGACGATGACAGTGACTCCGAACAACGGGAAGATCGAGAAGTTCGAACAGACCGCCGAGGTCGGTGCCGACGGAACCGCCCGATTCGGAGTCCGTGGACTCGATGAGTCGATGGTCGACAGCTACATCGGCACCTACGACGTCACCGTCGACTGCGAAGGCGGAGATCCACTGACCGGATCGTTCGAGGTCGTCGCCGAGGGTGACGGACCGGGCGCCGGTGACGGCGGCAACGGTGGCGGCGGAGGAGACCTGCCGCGCACCGGCAACGAGGCCCTGCCGCTGATCCTTTCGGCCGGAGCGCTCATCGCCCTCGGTCTGGCGATGACGCTGGGCTCGCGCCGCCGTCGCGGCTGA
- a CDS encoding DUF3817 domain-containing protein encodes MNPKRFFKFFAIAETVTWTLLLLGMFLKYVTHTTEIGVRIGGGIHGFIFICFVIAVIGVGTSQQWSKRRIATGLGSAIIPYATIPFERSVEKTGSLEGDWGLGRNGRTPQTWFEKFTSWCIRFPWLAIGIGIIFVIVVFSGLLIAGPPWEWGK; translated from the coding sequence GTGAATCCCAAACGTTTCTTCAAATTCTTCGCCATCGCCGAGACCGTCACGTGGACGCTGCTCCTGCTGGGCATGTTCCTCAAATACGTCACGCACACCACCGAGATCGGTGTTCGCATCGGCGGAGGCATCCACGGCTTCATCTTCATCTGCTTCGTCATCGCCGTCATCGGCGTCGGCACCTCGCAGCAGTGGAGCAAGCGTCGCATCGCCACGGGCCTCGGGTCGGCGATCATCCCCTACGCCACGATTCCCTTCGAGCGTTCGGTGGAGAAGACCGGGTCCCTCGAAGGCGATTGGGGTCTGGGCCGCAACGGCCGCACCCCGCAGACCTGGTTCGAGAAGTTCACGTCGTGGTGCATCCGCTTTCCGTGGCTGGCCATCGGCATCGGCATCATCTTCGTCATCGTCGTCTTCTCGGGTCTGCTCATCGCCGGCCCGCCATGGGAATGGGGCAAGTGA
- a CDS encoding flotillin family protein has translation MDLLIGAGGIGVLVLIILIVLFVILRSYKIASPSEALIITGRNASGASGTGRIVIGGRSVVYPIVQKAFVLSLSSRQISVEIDGISINGIALRLRGVAQVKVGGTEDDVRKAAQRFLDQQDQIDHYSKEILSGTLRAVVGTLTVEQIIQDRASFAAQVQEESAHSMNNQGLIIDTFQISAVEDEGSYLRDWGRPQAAEVAKNAAIAEANAGRASAVEQAQQNEETQKQQALTDQAIAEQQQQLALRRAALKEEADQRQATADNAGPLAAAAEKQKLLEKDRIVAKEAAELRAEQLDAEVRRPADAERYRQQAAADARAYEIEAQGRAEAAAELHRRSKDAEAIRLEGEAEADAIRARGEAEAEALRAQAEAYKQFNDAAVLSKVLEVLPTVAGELVAPYANIKDLSIVSTDGESKLSNSVSNNLSQVLEVVRGTTGVDLTDLVAKAKGSGGGASDASSPAGEKSDDVVDGVVAEDASVGPRSKGTGFDPKAFLDDSGVDLDRIGDEVKKATGFDVQAYIDEAKRRLDESGAGASGADAADIPASDEPGDEQDDGRGAQS, from the coding sequence ATGGACCTGCTCATAGGCGCCGGAGGAATCGGCGTCCTCGTCCTCATTATTCTGATCGTGCTGTTCGTGATCCTGCGCTCCTACAAGATCGCCTCACCGTCCGAGGCTCTCATCATCACCGGGCGGAACGCGTCGGGAGCCTCGGGCACCGGTCGCATCGTCATCGGGGGTCGCTCGGTCGTCTATCCGATCGTGCAGAAGGCGTTCGTCCTCTCGCTGTCCTCGCGGCAGATCTCCGTCGAGATCGACGGCATCTCCATCAACGGCATCGCCCTGCGTCTGCGCGGCGTTGCCCAGGTCAAGGTCGGCGGCACCGAGGATGATGTGCGCAAGGCCGCACAGCGCTTCCTCGATCAGCAGGACCAGATCGACCACTACTCGAAGGAGATCCTCTCGGGTACTCTGCGCGCCGTGGTCGGCACGCTCACCGTCGAGCAGATCATCCAGGACCGCGCTTCCTTCGCCGCGCAGGTGCAGGAGGAATCCGCGCACTCGATGAACAATCAGGGCCTCATCATCGACACGTTCCAGATCTCGGCGGTCGAGGACGAAGGCAGCTATCTGCGCGATTGGGGTCGCCCGCAGGCCGCCGAGGTGGCGAAGAACGCCGCCATCGCCGAGGCGAACGCCGGCCGCGCCTCGGCCGTCGAGCAGGCGCAGCAGAACGAGGAGACTCAGAAGCAGCAGGCGCTGACCGATCAGGCGATCGCCGAACAGCAGCAGCAGCTGGCGCTGCGTCGGGCCGCGCTGAAGGAAGAGGCCGATCAGCGACAGGCCACGGCCGACAACGCCGGCCCGTTGGCCGCCGCAGCCGAGAAGCAGAAGCTGCTCGAGAAGGACCGAATCGTGGCGAAGGAGGCCGCAGAGCTGCGAGCAGAACAGCTCGACGCCGAGGTGCGCCGCCCGGCCGACGCCGAACGCTACCGGCAGCAGGCCGCGGCCGATGCCCGTGCCTATGAGATCGAGGCGCAGGGTCGGGCCGAGGCCGCCGCCGAGCTCCACCGTCGGTCGAAGGACGCCGAGGCGATCCGCCTCGAAGGTGAAGCCGAGGCCGATGCGATTCGTGCCCGCGGTGAGGCCGAAGCCGAGGCGCTGCGTGCCCAGGCCGAGGCCTACAAGCAGTTCAACGATGCGGCCGTGCTGTCGAAGGTGCTCGAAGTGCTGCCGACCGTGGCAGGCGAACTCGTCGCACCGTATGCGAACATCAAGGACCTCTCGATCGTGTCCACCGATGGCGAGTCGAAGCTTTCGAACTCCGTGTCGAACAATCTCTCGCAGGTCCTCGAGGTCGTGCGCGGAACAACTGGTGTCGACCTCACCGACCTCGTGGCCAAGGCGAAGGGCTCTGGCGGTGGAGCATCGGACGCTTCTTCTCCGGCAGGGGAGAAGTCGGACGATGTCGTCGACGGGGTAGTTGCGGAGGATGCGTCTGTCGGTCCGCGATCGAAGGGCACGGGATTCGATCCGAAGGCTTTCCTTGATGACAGCGGCGTCGACCTCGACCGCATCGGCGACGAGGTGAAGAAGGCCACCGGCTTCGATGTGCAGGCCTATATCGACGAAGCAAAGCGTCGCCTCGACGAGAGCGGTGCAGGCGCGTCCGGGGCGGATGCGGCAGACATCCCCGCCAGCGATGAGCCCGGCGATGAACAGGACGACGGCAGGGGCGCCCAGAGCTGA
- a CDS encoding cation diffusion facilitator family transporter produces MAHDHAHGSGSRRQLRIVFGIVATIFVFQLIGSVVTGSLALLIDTGHNAVDLIGIGIALFAASLVVKPTGGQKTWGFRRAEVLAAGAQATLLLGLGVYSLIEGIRRFFVPPEVPGPGLLLFGAIGLVGNLVSIVVLSSSKEDSLNLKAAFLEVIADALGSVAVILAALAIWLFDWERADAVAALVIAALIVPRAFAILRETGSILLEAAPKELDLDKVREHLEAVEHVQEVHDLHVTRIDSNLPVLTAHVVLAEECFYDGHAPRILKALQECLAEHHKIAIEHSTFQFDRAADAAEEIHTHD; encoded by the coding sequence ATGGCTCACGATCATGCGCATGGTTCAGGTTCGCGGCGGCAGCTGCGGATCGTATTCGGCATCGTTGCGACGATCTTCGTGTTTCAGCTCATCGGCTCCGTCGTCACGGGCAGCCTGGCGCTGCTCATCGACACCGGCCACAACGCCGTCGATCTCATCGGCATCGGCATCGCGCTCTTCGCGGCGAGCTTGGTCGTCAAGCCGACGGGTGGACAGAAGACCTGGGGCTTCCGCCGGGCGGAAGTGCTCGCGGCCGGTGCCCAGGCGACCCTGCTGCTGGGCCTCGGCGTCTACAGCCTCATCGAAGGCATCCGGCGATTCTTCGTTCCGCCGGAGGTGCCCGGACCGGGCCTGCTGCTCTTCGGCGCAATCGGGCTCGTCGGCAACCTCGTCTCCATCGTCGTCCTCAGTTCGTCTAAGGAAGACTCCCTCAACCTCAAGGCGGCGTTCCTCGAGGTCATCGCCGACGCTCTCGGCTCGGTGGCCGTGATTCTCGCCGCCCTGGCGATCTGGCTCTTCGACTGGGAGCGCGCCGACGCGGTGGCCGCACTGGTCATCGCAGCGCTCATCGTCCCGAGGGCGTTCGCCATCCTGCGCGAAACCGGGTCGATTCTGCTCGAAGCGGCCCCGAAGGAGCTCGACCTGGACAAGGTCCGCGAGCACCTCGAGGCAGTCGAGCATGTGCAGGAAGTCCACGACCTCCATGTCACCCGCATCGACTCGAACCTTCCGGTGCTCACGGCGCATGTGGTGCTCGCCGAGGAGTGCTTCTATGACGGGCATGCTCCGCGCATCCTCAAGGCTCTGCAGGAATGCCTGGCCGAGCACCACAAGATTGCGATCGAACACTCGACCTTCCAGTTCGATCGAGCCGCAGACGCCGCCGAGGAGATCCACACACACGACTGA